The segment GTTAAAAGGTTTTCTGCCGACTTTGAGCCTGAGTTCCGTCTGCATATCCCTGAGGATTTTAGTGATGTATTTTGCGAATTCCCTGTCGCCCAGTTCGGCGACTTTCCGGGCCGGAATCGGCGGGCCGTAAGTTACGTATACTTTTCCAGATGAGAATATTTTTTTATGCTTCGGCCAACACTCATACGCGCCATCGATGACAGAAGGTACGATTGGGACATTGGCTTTTCGCGCAAGCAGTCCGAAGCCGGGTTTTATCTCGGCGATTTTGCCGTCCCGCGTTCGTGTGCCTTCGGGATACAGAACAAGGCCGTAGCCATCTTTGAGTTTTTCCACAAACATCCTCATCGCAGTAAGGTCGGCCTGACCCCTTTTTATCGGTATGGCATTAAACGAGCGAACAAGTGTGCCGAAGACGGGTTTTGTAAAAAGAGTACTTCTGGCGGCAAAGCAGCACTGACGCCTTAAAGGATTTGCGTTAATCATCGGGTCAAGAAAACTTTGATGATTGGACAATAACAGGAATCCGCCTTTTTCCGGTATGTACGAGATGTTATAAGCCTTCGGCTCAAAATATATCTTACAAAATACCCGACAGGCGGCCCGCCATAAGCTGTACCAGATATAATTAATATCTCTTTTAATCATTTCAGGTCGTCCTGATAGTCGAAAGGTTCCCTGCCGATTTTTAATCTCAGCTCTTTCTGCATATCCCTGAGAACATTGGTGAGGTACTTTGCAAATTCCCTGTCGCCGATAGAAATTATTTCATCCGGCTGTATAGGCCTGCCATACTGGACAAAGACTCTTCCCGGCGAAAACATTATATTGTGTTTCGGCCAGCATTCGAAGGCGCCGTCAATAATAACAGGGATTATCGGCACAGACGCCCGTCTGGCAAGCAGGCCGAAGCCCGGTTTAATTTTTGCGATTTTGCCGTCGTTCGTTCTGGTTCCTTCGGGATAAAGAACAAGACCATATCCGGCCTTGAGTTTTTCTATGCATTCCTTTAACGCGGCAAGGTCGGCATGACCCCTTCTAATGGAAATGCTGGTGTATGTAAGAAGCATCCAACCGGATATCGGTACTTTGAAAAGGCTGTCCCTTATGGCGAAGGCACATACCCTGTTTATCGGCGTAACCACAAGCATAGGGTCGATGAAGCTTTGATGATTGCTGAGCAGAAGAAACCCGCCGCGTTTCGGAACGTTTTCGATACCGTAGAAACGTATTCTGAAAAACATAACACAAAAGAATCTGACCGGCCAGCCGCAGATGAAATACCAGATATATTTAAGAAATCTTTTAATCATTTTTCTTTATCCGTTCGAGAATTTTATCGACAACCTGCTGAAGCGTCAGGCTGGTCGTATCAACAGTAATCGCGTCCGCAGCGGGGGTCAGCGGCGAAACTTTTCTTGTAGAGTCCTGCCTGTCCCGCTTTTCAATTTCTTCCTGCAGACTGTTTAAATCGACTTTATAGCCGTTTTCAGTTAATTCCTTCGCCCGCCTTTTTGCGCGCTGGCCGGCATCGGCGGTAAGAAAGAATTTAAAGTCGGCATCTGGAAAAACAACAGTTCCCTGGTCCCTGCCTTCGGCTACGATTTTTTCGTGTTCGGCGGCAAAGGCTCTCTGCTTTTTTACAAGTCTGCTCCGCAAAGACTGTACAGAAGCGATAAAATGCACATTGGCAGTTACCTGCGGGTCGCGGATTTTTTCAGTAACATCGCTGTTGTTTATTTTTGCGGCCATTTTGCCGTCTTTAATTTCAAATTTGAAATCGGTACTATCGATAATTTCCTCGAGCCGGGCTATATTCCCGAGGTCGCAGCGGTTCTGCATCGCGGCAAGTGTGGCAGTACGGTATATCGCGCCTGTGTCGAGAAACGCCGCGCCAATCCTTGCGGCAAGAAGCTTTGCCGTCGAGCTTTTCCCGCTGCCGGCAGGACCGTCAATGGTTATTATAAGTTCAGCCATTTTTGTCCGAGACTCTGATTGCTACAATGCTCGTATCGTCCGTCTGGCTGGCAAGGCCGAT is part of the Phycisphaerae bacterium genome and harbors:
- a CDS encoding lysophospholipid acyltransferase family protein, with translation MIKRDINYIWYSLWRAACRVFCKIYFEPKAYNISYIPEKGGFLLLSNHQSFLDPMINANPLRRQCCFAARSTLFTKPVFGTLVRSFNAIPIKRGQADLTAMRMFVEKLKDGYGLVLYPEGTRTRDGKIAEIKPGFGLLARKANVPIVPSVIDGAYECWPKHKKIFSSGKVYVTYGPPIPARKVAELGDREFAKYITKILRDMQTELRLKVGRKPFNY
- a CDS encoding lysophospholipid acyltransferase family protein, with product MIKRFLKYIWYFICGWPVRFFCVMFFRIRFYGIENVPKRGGFLLLSNHQSFIDPMLVVTPINRVCAFAIRDSLFKVPISGWMLLTYTSISIRRGHADLAALKECIEKLKAGYGLVLYPEGTRTNDGKIAKIKPGFGLLARRASVPIIPVIIDGAFECWPKHNIMFSPGRVFVQYGRPIQPDEIISIGDREFAKYLTNVLRDMQKELRLKIGREPFDYQDDLK
- the cmk gene encoding (d)CMP kinase → MAELIITIDGPAGSGKSSTAKLLAARIGAAFLDTGAIYRTATLAAMQNRCDLGNIARLEEIIDSTDFKFEIKDGKMAAKINNSDVTEKIRDPQVTANVHFIASVQSLRSRLVKKQRAFAAEHEKIVAEGRDQGTVVFPDADFKFFLTADAGQRAKRRAKELTENGYKVDLNSLQEEIEKRDRQDSTRKVSPLTPAADAITVDTTSLTLQQVVDKILERIKKND